In the genome of Mytilus edulis chromosome 14, xbMytEdul2.2, whole genome shotgun sequence, the window aaacacacagaaacgaactataatgcaacaatggccattttcctgacttggtacagggaattttcctgacttggtaacgGTCCAATCTAAGAGATGTTGCATTAGTGTTTACTGGCAGAGAGCGTGACACTCTGTCTACATGAGGCATCGCATTTAAATTACCCATTTTGACCGGACGACCTGACATCGTACTTGTCGAACGGACgaactatcaaattttccgtaatataaatgttttattcataGAACTTTCATATTTATATGTGTTAGACTGTACTTACGAGGTCTAGCTTCAGCCTCTTCAGAGGAAGCGCATTGTGCAGCTTCTACTTCTTTTTGTTTGCTTTCGTCTCTAGATATGTGTGATTCATATCTGCTCACCATTTTGGCtgaatataatgaataaaacacaATATTACACACACACAATCTTTTTATAAAACGAGTTGTTGTACTTCAAtttccaatgagaaaactattcgTCAAATATCAAATCACATAGCCTAAAGAAATTATTGGCAACGGTATTAGTACTACTATATGTCACATTACAGCCTACAGTATGATTAATTGATTAAATGTTTTATAACGCCACGAACAGCGCTATTGACTATTtcgattgatttattgttggttgcttaacgtcaagtgaCAAATTTTTCATGCATGGTCAAAACATGGTGAACAAATGTATAATACTTACAATTAGAAAGTTCCTTAATGGATAAAATTCGGAACGAAGGTCGGAAAAATTTTGACTGCCACTAGGGGGTTAAGTGGATATGGACAGACATTTTGTCTTTGCAGACGGCCACTAACGAGCAAATACAAGAGATGTTGCAAGGGTGTTTAATGACAGAAAGTGGACACGATGTCTACATGAAGCATCCGATGTAAcatccccattctgaccggacgacCTGACTGCGAACTTGTCGAACGGACGTTCAAGTTTACTGTTGTTTGCAAGAAGATCACAATTGACAAAACTTCTATTCCCGAGTCACCCTTGAGCGTGCTGCTTATTTCGTGGAAGTCATtagtttttggtggaaagaccttcggTAGGAAAACTGAAGATTAAAATTGCAGCCGAATGCGCTTATCATGTACTGGGATCGACAACCTCAGTTTTTACACGACAGTTGTACAGTATTAGAACCACTTAGAATACTCGGTCACCGTGAGGCTCCCACCAATTCAACTTATGTCAGCGTTTATTTAATAGCTTTGATTACCAGAACGCCAAACACAGCGAGGCTTCCATTATTAAAAATTCTTTTAGAATATACCATTATGCAATTGTATACACTTATCaagtttaatttatatttaaaggtCATTATTGTGATAACGTACCTGTTTTGTCCTCATCGTCGCCGGGGCAATCTTTTTCTGTAAATTGAAATTTAGACTATATAATCAACTAGAATAAATATGTATAACTAGTCTCTCATGATGACCTTAACATATTGTTAGACTTTGTAACTGGTAGTTTAtacattttttagattttaatattctttttttcttcatcatacgtttcttttctttattttgctttttaatcTTGTACTGTTGTTTTCATTATTGTCATTTAATGTCTGATTACCCACTCATATAAGTGTGACTTATAAATTTTAATATCCATCTAATTGCATTTATCAATTTAATAATTGTATTGATGGTTATATGAATAGAATACAAACATTTTGTAAATGGTTCTAACTTTTCCCTTGCAgcaaaaaattagaaataaacaaGAAATTTTGATTCTTATCTATTCTATAATTGGAACTTTAAGCACATTGGAATATTTCAATTAAACTGACAAATAATAATCAGTGATATGTGGATAAtgcataatgttttttttatattgcaaaatGTCAGAGGTATAACTAACTGAAAATGTTCTATAAAAAGTGATGATTCTATACAACGGAAACAACAAAGTCAAAGGATTTCTTAAACAGTCACAAGTTCCTAGTaaccagttttttttatatattaaaattgatcGACTGAAATACCAATGATCCGGAATTTACGACTTTTTCATCAAATCAAGAATTTGTATCGCATTCAAGATTATCGTTTTTACCTTTTTAATTTTTGCTACATAGTTAAATGTTTTCGGTAATAAGTAACATCAAGAGAAATTTTAGGAAAAAAAGGTCTTAATAAGACATTTCATATAGTTTACACAGTTGCTTACAAAACGGAGCTAAGAGAAAAATATACCAATAAGAGGATAATGCGAAATTTCTATTGCTCGGGATATCCTATTCTGGATTTCTTCTTTCTGTTGTGACtgttttatgttttcaatttCCAATGCATGTCTTCTTTTTTTCCTTTCCAATTCTTCCAGTATTGCTGATTCTTTTTCCAACGCACTTTTATAAAGATCTAGTTCAGACGTCTGTTGCTGATGTAGTTCCTTCTCTTTTTTAATCTCAACATCGAGTGAACTTAGCTCCTGTCTTAAAGACGTTTCTTTAGATTGTAAATCATTTGCATCTGAATGCAACTTTTTTATCTGAGCTTCAATTTGAATGCGTTCTTTTGCACATTTTTTCATCTTCTGACGACATGATTCAGACGTGGTTGTCAGTTCCTTCGTTCTACAATCAGTCTGTAATATTTCTTTGGTCTTAgcagaaatattattttcaattattctaGTTGAATGGAAAAACTTTAAGTAAAGATCCTCTAATGGTTTATGGTTGCTGTTGCGTAAAGCATGGTCTGTACTAATACATTGCAACACGATTTGTTTAACAGGCAATGATTCTAAAAAcgaagtataataaaaaaaacaataacattatTAATGTCATGCGTCAAAATAGGTGATTCTTAAAcctaaaataaatatcatcaaatataccatgtatacaaagaTTATAAATAATAAGGCCAGACGCCAGTTGCATTTGAAACAAAATAGTTTGAATCAAATTCACTGAAGACCACAAATTCCCTACAATGTCCATAAACATGCTAAACTGGCTTAAACAATATATATCTGGGGATTAAATATCTTGAgtgttttaaatgatttaatcaTATTGGGAACATCGCCCTCGTATAAGCATCCttacgtttcgtctacatcagaatCATCAGtagaaaatgaattaaaaaaaagttaaaaacaaaaacaagtttaAAGAGCAAAGAGAACcaatttttctttaaagttttacCAAATCAGCACCCGTCTATCAATCCCTTGGATAGAAAAGCCTATgatatattaaatatttgaaacgaTTGTTAATATCTCATTCACAGTGGCTTCCAATAATAATCTTACTGTACACATTAGTGTTCATATGTTTAAGTAAATCCTAGGGAAAAAGGAACACCAAGAGCATCTTGCATACTATTTTAAATCCATGTTAGATATGTTAATTATGTCCCGTCACTCAATAACACACTTTTCATTGATATTGAGACTAAAATAGTACTGAAGCTAGAAAGTCTtcgttatagcttgcttttcccTTGATAATTGCACAGATTGGACAACTTCAAGCTAGTATTTTATAAAAACGTAATTCATTCAATTTATCAATTGTCAACTTTCTATTGTTTTACAGTACAAAAAgtcgaaagatacaaaagggaacATCCAAACTCATCAGTAGACATCAAACCAAAAACGACAGGGCTAATATAGAGGCATACCAATAGACAAACACACAAACTACAGTGCACAATTCCaagatagaaaacaaaagactgagcaacacgaacctaaTTGTACCCTCTGACCCTTCATATGacataatatttcatttaatactTGTATGTATATGTTCACACTATTATTGTGCTCCTGACACAGTTACTCCGAATAAAGACTGAAATGCTCCTTTATAAGTTCCCTAGACACAATCATAAAATGATTACGAAAAACATGTATGTGTCTCGATTCACTAACGAAAAGTTTTCTTGACTTTAgatcttaaaataaaataaaaaacgtttGGTCTGTAAATGTATCGATTATATCCGAATCCCGGTTCTAACAGGAGACACTTACACCGATGACTTAGGTTTTGTCCCTCTTCGTGTTCATGCAATTTATCAGGTTTTTCACCTTAATATGTTCAGATTTATGCGATTTGCACATCAGTGATCTACTGTTGTCTCTAATTCATAAAtaatccaaataaaaaaatggagtcacattgataccgttaatgttataTAAACGTGATTATAATGGAATTGGTATGCTTAATTGTAGTTAGTTAATCATCAATAAAGGTGAACAGTGATTGCTCTATGATAATACTTAAAACGGTCAAGGTAAACAATATAACAACCATGTCAGGTTTAGATAACTCTTATATACAACATACTCGACAATATACAGTATATCATATCAGCAGAGTTCAAGCAAAAACTTAGCTAATAACAATAGACTTTACTAGCATCCCTAATCCATACCATTGAACAATTTCTTAATAAACTACGACTCGTTTATACTCTACCTTTCTGAAATACAAAACCTGGTGATTCCAATGCGGTTATCTTCACTATTAGATCATCTCGTTTCAAAAAGTGCAGAATGGATTTTAAATAACTAAAGTCGTCTTCAGTTATCAAACATGTCTCGTGGAGCTTTCGCATTAAGTCAACACCAGTTTCTATTTCTTCAAGTTTTGTTTTAGGGAATTGGTCCTTCTTTGTCTGACGTAAAAGTGCCTTAATTTCTGTTAATTCGTCTAAAAAGGAAATTTCTAATATAAGTTTTGATATAAGAAAGCTGATTTATTTCCTTACATTTCTTAGCTTGTTCCATGGAAGAGAAATGATATGGCATATTGATTAATGACATAATAAGCTCTACATGCATTATGATACCTTAAAAACGGAGCAAACGCTCACCACTCACTTTTATATAAAGCCattcatgttataaaaaaaaaaatgacgtaggcgtttgtttttgtagtaggtcagtgtttctgttgttccgttttctttcctcttatagttgatgtggttCCGTCCGTATTGGTTAGCGACCAGGATTTGTTTCAGTgatatcgatttatgactattgaacagcggtatactgctattgtcttttttaaaacaatattctcAATGCATATAAGAGGAGATAATTAATATTGAATCACATACCAATAGAATgcccaaaaaattcaaaaattgtagAAACTGACATGATGCTGGAATTTCAAATAATGACTAAATTCCTGAAGGCATTCTTTTTTACTTGTTTAACCTTTATTATCAGTTTCACACGTGACCTCAAAAACCTACATTGTTTACAGACTAACACGATTATATGTGAATTGACAGCTGCCGACAAAAAAGTCCAAGGTATGAACTTGATTccgcttcaacatgttcaaattgGAGCATCCGCTACTTTCTTACAATTTAAACAAGATGATATGTTTAGAAAACGATACAATCTTCTCCAGATGGAGTATAATTTGCACATGATTCAGAAAAGAAATAGtttacctaccgaattatactatttaccggatttgttataacatgagcaacgcgacggatgccacatgcggagcaggatctgcttacccttccggagaaacTGAGAACACCCCCAGgtttttgtggggtttgtgttgcttattctttagttcaatatgctgtgtcatgtgtactattgtttttctgtttgtctttttcaattttagccatagccttgtcagcttattttcgatgtatgagtttgactgccgtTCTGGAATCTCCTTTATGTTGTTTAATTTAGTTAAGTTTAAATTATGTAGTTGATTTCAGTTTAGTTTAATTTACTTTAAGAAGTCATTCCATGTTTCCGCACATAAATAACAGATAATATCGACAAATAGAACTTTAAAACAACGACATTTAATCTATAATCTCCTTCAGTTAGATTCTAAGAAACTTTTAAGAAAGTCATATTGTTACTAATTTTACAGATTTACTTACGATGCGTTAGATTACTCCAAATATCTCTTTCTACATACATGATTTGTTCCTTTCTGCCTTTTATACAGGCCTTTACTTTAAAAGATAAGTACTCTGTTTAATTGGGAACCTTATAGTTTTATTTACAAGTCTTGaaatcaaaaatgtaacacaaaataTCCTTTTAACGTTCAATGCAACCAAACAAAAGTATTATCTAATCATCGTTTACCTTAACGAGAATATCTGGACTTcggttgttgtcgtttgtttatgtgtcacatatttctttttctttcatttttttgtacatacattactccgttagttttctcatttgaattgttttacattgacatTTGATCTCtcgttgatagttgtctcattggcaatcataccacatcttctttttttatattgatgattttttttcttgtttgcaAAATATTGGAATTCAATACACTGCGATTCATATTTACTGGTTGATTTTTTAGAAGAATTCTTAATTATTATAGATTCCTTGCATTGATGTTGAACGAACTTTAGGAATCATGTTTCATTGTCAAATAAAATCTTTGGAATAACGATGAGGGGATAATTTCTCTAGTTATTCGGTGATTTATTCCCAGGGATACTCGACCAACTGCTTTAAGTCGGAAAATTCGTCTTAACAGCAAAGAAATATGCaattaatttacagaaaaaaaatatctaagaATTACAAAGGATGATCTTTCGTATTTTGTTGTTTATCTGTTGAAATTACTAACTTactgttttgatttgaaataTCTATTTCGAAAAGGTTTCCTTTAATGATCTCAAACTCTTGATCAGATGGTAAATCGAGTGTATCTAAACATAAATATACGAATAGATATACATGCATTATTGCAATATAAAAATCATAAAGATAAAATGATATTGCCCATCACATACTTTGTAAGTTGCTATATATGTCATAATACAGGTtctgttaaattttcaataaaccACACTCAATGTTCGATTTCAACAAACCCatggttttaacatattgttACATTCAGAGATTCTCGACTTAACTCGTAGTCACATGTACTTATATGGGCGCCTTTCAAACACAGTTATCATCATTGAAGTACATGAAATGAATTCAAGTATTTCAACTAAtgttatcaatataaaatatacaaaggtGCATAAACAATGTAAACAGATAATACGCAAACACATCATTACATAAAGTTCAGTAGTTTACTAGCGCTTGGTGCATGAAAATATAATTGGTGCACTGCATTCTAATATTCGGCATAACTGGTGCATTGTTACCCAAATACCAACGTAATAAAATAGTATCCATATGCATTTTGCAGCAAATCAtctttagaaaaatactgataccGAATGAACACTAGTAGCTCTATTCTTTGCAAGTGTTccaattttatttcaatgtgtATATTGTTGTTAATGAAATGcacaatttattcaaaaacaagaAAAGGAACACACAATGTTATATTTTGGCATGTAAGAATAAAAGTAACTGTAAACagttaaaattacaaaattggtTAATGCATACTCACCACTTTGAATTTGACGCTTGAATTTATTAATGAGGTCTTTGTCTTGAGTCTTTATCAGTGCTCTGTACATGAATTCAATTGGGTTGAATCCTAGCCGTgtaactgtttcaagccaatgtAGTAAGtattgaaagaaaaacatatcTCTCAGGTTTCCTGGCAACTTTAATAGCTCTTTAGAATTGTATCCTAGATCAGCAAGAAATACAGTCCAACTCAAACCATAAGTGGCAGTCAACTCAAGAAAAAACCTATAAATATTGTCATCTTCATCTGAAAGAATAAcacaaatgacgattttgacaaATTCAAAGAATCCAAGAGACTGAAAAAGAAGATTctagtttttagttttcaatttctgttaataaattataaaacatatctATGTTTTAGACCTTTTTGTTCCTGCATTGTCACGAATTCAAAGGATTAATGAGTACGCAGGCAAATATTCCGATTTCATTGATTTGTATTGGAAAAATTTAAGCAAGAGCCTATTGAAGATCCTTTTCctaattttgaaagtttaaagATGCCTTCAATAGGATTCCTTTGATTTTAATTCAGTATCTCATGGTACAAAAAAGTTCTTTAGAGTAATTAAATGGTTTATAGCTcacatgtatttaaatttgtaCTCACCAACCACCCCATCAACCACTGACATTTCATTGAAACGTTCTAAATACTctgaaacatatataaaaaaaaatacaatttcaagaaaagaaaagaaagcaaATGTAAGATAAGGACAGTTTTAGGTCTTCAAACTTATGCAATTTTATGAACAATGTTCAAACTGTAAAACAATCCTATGTTCAAGTTAgtatcatcaatattttttttatcaatcaagaTTCCATCAAACAGATAGTTTCCAATTGTTTTGCAAGATGCAAGATAAAATGTCAGCGTTAAGAAATAAATGTGAGTTAAATTTCTTTTAGGGGTAAGGCTTTTGGTCATATCTGTTTTGTTAAAACTAAGTGtaaaacatttaaggaatgactaatatttgtTCTGTATATGAAGAAATTACTAGTACATAAAAAAAACGATGCACACTAAATAAtctgcgtagcgggttatttaaagtGTGCACTACATTTTTTGATGCTATTTCGATTAGGCAGAAAAGGTATTACAATCActgtttattatttaatttttaattctattttaaaccggagtaaatcatgGAAAAACTTTAACGACGAAATTTTGTCTATGAACTGATAAACAAAATGAAGTCACctaatcagaagacgcgttacatccaaattCAAATTATCACAAAATTACTTTAAGTTAAAATAtgccaatttcatttttttctttctattatcAATGTGACATCGGATGGCATATAAATCGTTTTCTTTGTGTATATTTTATCACCTGCGACAGAACTTAGACCGTTTGAGTCATTGCTTCTGTGTATTGCTATGTACTCTGAAAATAAGGTATATGTGTAAttaatagagctttcttacaaattgacgaaaggtacgtatgcttgacgaatcatacgtaagactcgttttagggatcctttattttgacacaTTTATACaatagtcgtggaacttcggacaatAATCGTGCATGCTacgacacttattaaattggatttttcttgagatatatttaggatttcgggacgtacgataggttagaatatgattattgataccaccaggtcggagGAGGTAACACTACAAAGTATTCTAAATATAGAGTTGTCAGACGAAAAAAATGTCCCCTAGAAAAATAAAAACCGACCCCTCCCCCACTTttaatattacaatgttgcactgtttaacccaagaaaatatcaaagcaaatacaaatgtcttcttccctaacagaaatacaaatacttccttgattcaTAATTTGCAAcgcttaaaataataaaatgaaaaaaataggatGATCTTTATACTATTCCATATGCTGGTGCTCATTTCATAACTTTTGAACCATCGCCTAAATGTGATATATGATACACCGGAGCAATGGAACGGTTATTTTAGCGTATAACTGCGTTTTGCCtaagtcctgaacattcatgaaatattacccactggacgataagtgacaacttcgtgtctatcttccaaacatgtgtactgttaaatcgtcattataaaatccacaatatATATGGTGTAAAACTGTAGATTCATTTCTTGATAtacaaagtcttttttttttttttttagatttattcaacattactttttaaaataattgtatcatcattttatagcaaatcTTGATATTCCACTTTGATaatttgctgaaagtgtactgtaacaaataaaaacaagttgctttctttaaaaaaagaaatgcaatcgtaaacccaaatgcttgtttggcattatcatgattatatatatattagataattgtttaataaagatgtattgtcttatattacttttgttgtgcataagaattagaaactgacattgcctgtttatttaatgtaataccggcttcacacatcaacgtatagatccgacgtacgtcggtcgtcgtaaaaaaaaaatcatgcacgctaccaatacgctagtaattttgatgcattcaacctgtcaatcatatctgtatcgtgtgcacaacgagcttaaagcgtgtattgggtgtgcgtaaagcgtacctaATCGTTTCTCCTAGTCTTTctacattcccaactgcaggtctgtctatatgtgaatgtttgtcaatacgtctgtcacattcgcccgtctgtttacatgtttaccagtccgtctatgtccactgATTCGTCTAAATGTTCACaagctttcggtaagtgcgattatttcagtgatttgtgtctattgttttttatgtaagtgattattgtgcaccgtacccatatttttagggacgcgaattgcaactgatattttacatttttttcttcatgtgttgtccttaaggtttggttcatttgggagggttagatttatggccaccacattgtttatgtgccaacGTCCATTATAAAGCCAGGAACATGTAGTGaagtggttgttgt includes:
- the LOC139502413 gene encoding uncharacterized protein isoform X2 is translated as MSVVDGVVDEDDNIYRFFLELTATYGLSWTVFLADLGYNSKELLKLPGNLRDMFFFQYLLHWLETVTRLGFNPIEFMYRALIKTQDKDLINKFKRQIQSDTLDLPSDQEFEIIKGNLFEIDISNQNIKACIKGRKEQIMYVERDIWSNLTHHELTEIKALLRQTKKDQFPKTKLEEIETGVDLMRKLHETCLITEDDFSYLKSILHFLKRDDLIVKITALESPGFVFQKESLPVKQIVLQCISTDHALRNSNHKPLEDLYLKFFHSTRIIENNISAKTKEILQTDCRTKELTTTSESCRQKMKKCAKERIQIEAQIKKLHSDANDLQSKETSLRQELSSLDVEIKKEKELHQQQTSELDLYKSALEKESAILEELERKKRRHALEIENIKQSQQKEEIQNRISRAIEISHYPLIEKDCPGDDEDKTAKMVSRYESHISRDESKQKEVEAAQCASSEEAEARPPKMVSRYESNISREENKQKEVEAAQCASSEEAEARPLSLEVNVDPMILVMAAEENKDELESFKADVLLAVPQSVTRSSIQEIVIESFIDEQFLSKTDKQIQKAVLLLILVSGGFEKRCWPDISKMKTLIAALYDQQPLVVPVIIKANVKPPIGLNSAHSLSFYRRDSHYKEALSKLLGQLKK